In Atribacterota bacterium, one DNA window encodes the following:
- a CDS encoding cation:proton antiporter subunit C codes for MVDEVSFVIFFIGLYALVVKRNAIKSIIALVIMETAVILYFIAGGFREGMLPPIGDVLPEQMVDPLPQALMITAIVIGIASTAVALVMYIHLRYKYGTDEWKEVMKKRIEEDG; via the coding sequence GTGGTTGATGAAGTGAGCTTTGTGATTTTCTTCATCGGTCTCTATGCTTTAGTGGTCAAAAGAAACGCAATCAAGTCCATCATTGCTTTGGTCATCATGGAAACAGCAGTTATCCTCTATTTTATCGCTGGTGGGTTTCGGGAGGGAATGCTTCCCCCGATTGGGGATGTCTTGCCCGAGCAGATGGTTGACCCCCTTCCTCAAGCACTCATGATCACTGCGATCGTTATCGGTATTGCCTCAACGGCGGTGGCACTCGTGATGTACATCCATCTCCGCTACAAGTATGGTACTGATGAATGGAAAGAGGTCATGAAAAAGAGGATTGAAGAAGACGGATGA
- a CDS encoding proton-conducting transporter membrane subunit, with the protein MIPGHVFVLTPIIFGVLLFLLNSTYAKQSVLAFQLGLVFASFYNFVKLRLLEIPLSIECFGGWSRVIGIALKWDLVSAVFVILTTILFFFLFVFDYRSGHANRLFLMLFCTLQGLIIGIFLTHDFFNVFVLYEVSTIIVSILIMFQKDKQSIYDGMLYLLTNLTAMVFFLFGVAILYRMLGVLDFALAKDQMALLSSTRSLILPYAFFLTALSLKTAILPLFSWLPRAHATPSAPSTVSALLSGLFVKNSLYLFFRIRNVFDPFLEITEFFLFLGWLTAFFGALLALSQKDIKLILAYSTVSQLGLITMGLNMDHELAFWGAVYHILNHAVFKSTLFLSAGIITETYGTRDIEKIRGVGRRMPLVAAATILAILGITGAPFFSGSMSKYWIAYGAKDALTTLAFFVANLGTITCFIRYSAILFGPQIHPMPSSPSLPTMQHSTVLVMGFLSLFGGLFARELTIFFFGKQLPLDPLSYLQKGGIFLASLLGGFLVVRTIGQSKVLERIRTLDLSFNDVGMLMFLFFSLSFLYLTVKYAFL; encoded by the coding sequence ATGATTCCCGGACACGTTTTCGTCCTCACCCCTATTATATTTGGAGTTCTACTTTTCCTTCTCAACAGCACGTATGCCAAACAAAGCGTTCTCGCATTCCAGCTTGGTCTTGTCTTTGCTTCCTTTTATAACTTTGTGAAACTGAGGCTCTTAGAGATTCCTTTATCCATAGAGTGCTTTGGCGGATGGAGTAGAGTCATCGGCATTGCCCTCAAATGGGACCTCGTCTCTGCCGTATTCGTGATTCTCACCACGATTCTCTTTTTCTTCCTCTTCGTTTTTGACTATCGGAGTGGACATGCCAATCGGCTTTTTTTAATGCTCTTTTGCACCCTGCAGGGCTTAATCATTGGTATCTTCCTTACCCACGATTTTTTTAACGTCTTCGTCCTCTATGAAGTATCGACCATTATAGTGAGTATCCTCATTATGTTCCAAAAGGACAAGCAGTCCATTTATGATGGCATGCTCTATCTTCTCACCAATCTCACCGCCATGGTTTTTTTCCTCTTTGGAGTGGCAATTCTCTACCGGATGCTTGGAGTTTTAGACTTTGCCCTAGCCAAGGACCAAATGGCCCTTCTTTCCAGCACACGGAGCTTAATCCTCCCTTATGCCTTTTTCCTTACCGCTTTAAGTCTGAAGACTGCTATTCTCCCCCTTTTTAGCTGGCTTCCCCGAGCCCACGCCACCCCCAGTGCCCCCTCAACGGTATCGGCCCTCCTTTCCGGCCTCTTTGTCAAAAACAGTTTATACCTCTTTTTCAGAATCAGAAATGTTTTCGATCCATTTTTGGAGATAACAGAGTTCTTTCTCTTTTTGGGATGGCTCACGGCCTTTTTTGGCGCTTTATTGGCCCTTTCTCAAAAGGATATCAAGCTCATTTTAGCCTACTCCACCGTTTCTCAGTTGGGACTCATCACCATGGGTCTCAATATGGACCATGAGCTTGCCTTCTGGGGTGCGGTTTACCATATCCTTAACCATGCCGTTTTTAAATCCACCCTCTTCCTCTCTGCCGGTATTATTACTGAAACCTATGGCACAAGAGACATTGAGAAAATTAGAGGAGTCGGAAGGCGCATGCCTCTTGTGGCTGCAGCAACAATCCTTGCTATCTTGGGAATCACCGGTGCCCCCTTCTTTAGCGGAAGTATGTCCAAGTACTGGATAGCTTACGGTGCAAAAGATGCCCTTACCACTTTGGCTTTTTTCGTGGCCAACCTTGGGACCATCACCTGTTTTATTCGCTATAGCGCCATCCTCTTCGGTCCTCAAATTCACCCAATGCCCTCTTCTCCCTCTCTTCCCACCATGCAGCACAGTACTGTTTTGGTAATGGGTTTTCTTTCTCTTTTTGGCGGCCTATTCGCCCGGGAATTGACTATCTTTTTCTTTGGCAAGCAGTTACCCCTTGACCCCCTCTCCTACCTCCAAAAGGGGGGCATTTTTCTTGCAAGCCTTCTTGGAGGCTTTCTCGTCGTGCGGACAATCGGGCAATCGAAAGTCCTCGAAAGGATACGGACTCTGGATCTCTCTTTCAACGACGTTGGCATGCTCATGTTTCTCTTTTTTTCTTTGAGCTTCCTCTACCTCACGGTGAAGTATGCTTTCCTGTGA
- a CDS encoding nucleotidyltransferase domain-containing protein, with product MKLEEIVAKKRAREEKLQDALKRITTQLRKWGALKIVLFGSLAYGIVDSQSDLDLLVIMPSSQTSKAWMDQIYQHVERKIATDIVIYSQDDFERMLPESAFLQEILRSGKVIYKKNPS from the coding sequence ATGAAACTCGAAGAAATTGTAGCCAAAAAGAGGGCTCGAGAAGAGAAGCTCCAGGATGCCCTGAAGCGAATAACCACTCAACTGCGAAAATGGGGTGCCTTGAAGATTGTCCTCTTTGGTTCTCTGGCATACGGGATTGTTGATTCCCAGAGCGACCTTGACCTTCTCGTGATTATGCCATCCTCACAAACAAGCAAAGCGTGGATGGACCAGATTTATCAGCACGTTGAGCGGAAAATAGCCACCGATATTGTGATTTACTCTCAGGACGACTTTGAAAGAATGCTTCCGGAGAGTGCGTTCTTGCAGGAAATACTTCGATCAGGAAAGGTGATTTATAAGAAAAACCCCTCGTGA
- a CDS encoding HEPN domain-containing protein, with protein sequence MRWLTQAQDEFDDAEFLRQRGRFYLALFHFQQAAEKARKAYL encoded by the coding sequence CTGCGATGGCTCACGCAAGCTCAGGATGAGTTCGACGACGCTGAGTTCCTTCGCCAGAGAGGACGTTTCTACCTTGCCCTTTTCCATTTCCAACAGGCAGCCGAAAAAGCGCGCAAGGCGTATCTCTGA
- a CDS encoding FMN-binding protein — translation MKKVWKILLLVLLILMALFGIFWGYLTYGLYETQNLTLNAIDLSTIEDGVYRGKYVKGRFTCEVEVRVEDHAIVDMQLVSSSRISIPTVYQELVMRLKKASALPVDTVSGATVSSKAFLKAVENALRK, via the coding sequence ATGAAAAAAGTTTGGAAAATCCTTCTTCTTGTTCTATTAATTCTTATGGCCCTTTTTGGTATCTTCTGGGGATACCTCACCTATGGACTTTACGAAACGCAGAACTTGACCCTCAACGCGATCGACCTTTCTACCATTGAGGACGGTGTATATCGGGGAAAATATGTGAAGGGGCGGTTTACCTGTGAGGTGGAGGTAAGGGTCGAGGACCATGCCATTGTGGATATGCAGCTAGTTTCTTCCTCCCGAATTTCCATCCCGACTGTTTACCAAGAACTCGTCATGCGCCTCAAAAAAGCCAGCGCTTTGCCAGTGGATACTGTGAGTGGCGCTACCGTATCAAGTAAGGCCTTTCTCAAAGCGGTGGAAAACGCCCTGAGGAAGTGA